The following proteins are co-located in the Solenopsis invicta isolate M01_SB chromosome 7, UNIL_Sinv_3.0, whole genome shotgun sequence genome:
- the LOC105199783 gene encoding adenosylhomocysteinase-like 1 isoform X3 has translation MADSGDGVNSTSSGKEPRGLLADGPVTDPASSMKDSKSGALKKSSRYRSRSLSASSTDSYSSASYTGSSSDEDDVSPREKIQKTDKGFTDFCVRNINQQAFGRREIEIAEQEMPGIMALRKRAADDKPLKNAKIVGCTHINAQTAVLIETLVELGAQVRWAACNIYSTQNEVAAALAYAGYPVFAWRGETEEDFWWCIDKCVAAENWQPNMILDDGGDATHLMLKKYNAMFKMIQGIVEESVTGVHRLYQLSKAGKLSVPAMNVNDSVTKTKFDNLYSCRESIIDSLKRSTDIMFGGKQVVICGYGEVGKGCCQALKGLGCIVYITEIDPICALQASMDGFRVMKLNEVIRNVDIVITATGNKNVVTREHMDKMKNGCVVCNMGHSNTEIDVNSLRTPDLTWEKVRSQVDHVIWPDGKRIILLAEGRLVNLSCSSIPSFVVSITAATQALALIELFNAPPGRYKSDVYLLPKKMDEYVASLHLPTFDAHLTELTDEQAKYMGLNKAGPFKPNYYRY, from the exons ATGGCCGACAGCGGGGATGGTGTGAATAGTACGTCGTCTGGGAAAGAGCCGAGGGGCTTGCTCGCCGATGGCCCTGTCACCGATCCGGCGTCCAGCATGAAG GACTCCAAGTCCGGAGCGTTGAAGAAATCCAGCCGCTACCGAAGCCGTTCCTTGTCAGCCAGTAGCACCGATAGTTACAGTTCTG CCTCTTATACAGGAAGCTCGTCCGACGAAGATGACGTCTCGCCGCGCGAGAAAATCCAGAAGACGGATAAAGGCTTCACGGATTTCTGCGTGCGTAACATCAATCAGCAGGCTTTTGGCCGCAGGGAGATCGAGATCGCCGAACAGGAGATGCCGGGCATCATGGCGCTGCGAAAACGCGCGGCGGACGACAAG CCGTTGAAAAACGCCAAGATTGTGGGATGCACACACATCAACGCACAAACCGCTGTTCTGATTGAGACTCTGGTGGAACTAGGCGCGCAAGTGCGATGGGCGGCGTGCAACATTTATTCTACGCAGAACGAAGTGGCCGCGGCGTTGGCGTACGCCGGGTATCCGGTGTTCGCGTGGCGCGGTGAGACCGAGGAGGATTTCTGGTGGTGCATCGACAAGTGCGTTGCAGCCGAGAATTGGCAGCCTAATATGATACTGGACGACGGCGGTGATGCCACTCACTTGATGCTCAAGAAGTACAACGCCATGTTCAAGATGATCCAAG GAATTGTAGAGGAGAGCGTGACTGGTGTACATAGATTATATCAATTGTCGAAAGCAGGGAAATTGTCTGTTCCCGCGATGAATGTGAATGACAGTGTAACTAAAACGAAATTCGATAATCTTTACAGCTGCCGCGAGAGCATCATCGACAG tTTGAAAAGATCTACTGATATCATGTTCGGTGGGAAGCAAGTTGTAATATGCGGTTACGGAGAGGTTGGAAAAGGATGCTGTCAGGCCCTCAAGGGCTTAGGTTGCATTGTGTACATCACCGAAATCGATCCTATATGCGCTTTGCAGGCCAG CATGGACGGCTTCAGAGTGATGAAACTCAATGAAGTCATTCGAAATGTAGACATTGTTATTACAGCGACGGGCAATAAAAATGTGGTCACGCGCGAGCACATGGACAAGATGAAGAACGGATGCGTCGTGTGCAACATGGGCCACAGCAACACGGAGATAGACGTC AACAGTTTACGTACGCCCGATTTGACTTGGGAGAAAGTGAGATCGCAAGTGGACCATGTTATTTGGCCGGATGGCAAGCGCATCATTTTGCTGGCGGAGGGTCGCTTAGTGAACCTGTCATGCTCGAGTATTCCATCCTTCGTGGTGTCAATTACTGCCGCTACGCAAGCGTTAGCTCTCATTGAGCTATTTAACGCGCCACCGGGACGATACAAGAGCGACGTTTATTTGTTGCCGAAGAAAATGG ATGAATATGTCGCATCGCTGCATTTACCTACATTCGACGCGCATCTGACGGAACTGACGGATGAACAAGCGAAGTATATGGGTCTTAATAAGGCAGGTCCGTTCAAGCCTAACTACTATCG CTACTAA
- the LOC105199783 gene encoding adenosylhomocysteinase-like 1 isoform X2, whose product MADSGDGVNSTSSGKEPRGLLADGPVTDPASSMKSLEASNNAFHGARTKLDSKSGALKKSSRYRSRSLSASSTDSYSSGSSSDEDDVSPREKIQKTDKGFTDFCVRNINQQAFGRREIEIAEQEMPGIMALRKRAADDKPLKNAKIVGCTHINAQTAVLIETLVELGAQVRWAACNIYSTQNEVAAALAYAGYPVFAWRGETEEDFWWCIDKCVAAENWQPNMILDDGGDATHLMLKKYNAMFKMIQGIVEESVTGVHRLYQLSKAGKLSVPAMNVNDSVTKTKFDNLYSCRESIIDSLKRSTDIMFGGKQVVICGYGEVGKGCCQALKGLGCIVYITEIDPICALQASMDGFRVMKLNEVIRNVDIVITATGNKNVVTREHMDKMKNGCVVCNMGHSNTEIDVNSLRTPDLTWEKVRSQVDHVIWPDGKRIILLAEGRLVNLSCSSIPSFVVSITAATQALALIELFNAPPGRYKSDVYLLPKKMDEYVASLHLPTFDAHLTELTDEQAKYMGLNKAGPFKPNYYRY is encoded by the exons ATGGCCGACAGCGGGGATGGTGTGAATAGTACGTCGTCTGGGAAAGAGCCGAGGGGCTTGCTCGCCGATGGCCCTGTCACCGATCCGGCGTCCAGCATGAAG AGCCTAGAGGCATCAAATAATGCCTTTCACGGCGCGAGAACAAAATTA GACTCCAAGTCCGGAGCGTTGAAGAAATCCAGCCGCTACCGAAGCCGTTCCTTGTCAGCCAGTAGCACCGATAGTTACAGTTCTG GAAGCTCGTCCGACGAAGATGACGTCTCGCCGCGCGAGAAAATCCAGAAGACGGATAAAGGCTTCACGGATTTCTGCGTGCGTAACATCAATCAGCAGGCTTTTGGCCGCAGGGAGATCGAGATCGCCGAACAGGAGATGCCGGGCATCATGGCGCTGCGAAAACGCGCGGCGGACGACAAG CCGTTGAAAAACGCCAAGATTGTGGGATGCACACACATCAACGCACAAACCGCTGTTCTGATTGAGACTCTGGTGGAACTAGGCGCGCAAGTGCGATGGGCGGCGTGCAACATTTATTCTACGCAGAACGAAGTGGCCGCGGCGTTGGCGTACGCCGGGTATCCGGTGTTCGCGTGGCGCGGTGAGACCGAGGAGGATTTCTGGTGGTGCATCGACAAGTGCGTTGCAGCCGAGAATTGGCAGCCTAATATGATACTGGACGACGGCGGTGATGCCACTCACTTGATGCTCAAGAAGTACAACGCCATGTTCAAGATGATCCAAG GAATTGTAGAGGAGAGCGTGACTGGTGTACATAGATTATATCAATTGTCGAAAGCAGGGAAATTGTCTGTTCCCGCGATGAATGTGAATGACAGTGTAACTAAAACGAAATTCGATAATCTTTACAGCTGCCGCGAGAGCATCATCGACAG tTTGAAAAGATCTACTGATATCATGTTCGGTGGGAAGCAAGTTGTAATATGCGGTTACGGAGAGGTTGGAAAAGGATGCTGTCAGGCCCTCAAGGGCTTAGGTTGCATTGTGTACATCACCGAAATCGATCCTATATGCGCTTTGCAGGCCAG CATGGACGGCTTCAGAGTGATGAAACTCAATGAAGTCATTCGAAATGTAGACATTGTTATTACAGCGACGGGCAATAAAAATGTGGTCACGCGCGAGCACATGGACAAGATGAAGAACGGATGCGTCGTGTGCAACATGGGCCACAGCAACACGGAGATAGACGTC AACAGTTTACGTACGCCCGATTTGACTTGGGAGAAAGTGAGATCGCAAGTGGACCATGTTATTTGGCCGGATGGCAAGCGCATCATTTTGCTGGCGGAGGGTCGCTTAGTGAACCTGTCATGCTCGAGTATTCCATCCTTCGTGGTGTCAATTACTGCCGCTACGCAAGCGTTAGCTCTCATTGAGCTATTTAACGCGCCACCGGGACGATACAAGAGCGACGTTTATTTGTTGCCGAAGAAAATGG ATGAATATGTCGCATCGCTGCATTTACCTACATTCGACGCGCATCTGACGGAACTGACGGATGAACAAGCGAAGTATATGGGTCTTAATAAGGCAGGTCCGTTCAAGCCTAACTACTATCG CTACTAA
- the LOC105199783 gene encoding adenosylhomocysteinase-like 1 isoform X1 produces MADSGDGVNSTSSGKEPRGLLADGPVTDPASSMKSLEASNNAFHGARTKLDSKSGALKKSSRYRSRSLSASSTDSYSSASYTGSSSDEDDVSPREKIQKTDKGFTDFCVRNINQQAFGRREIEIAEQEMPGIMALRKRAADDKPLKNAKIVGCTHINAQTAVLIETLVELGAQVRWAACNIYSTQNEVAAALAYAGYPVFAWRGETEEDFWWCIDKCVAAENWQPNMILDDGGDATHLMLKKYNAMFKMIQGIVEESVTGVHRLYQLSKAGKLSVPAMNVNDSVTKTKFDNLYSCRESIIDSLKRSTDIMFGGKQVVICGYGEVGKGCCQALKGLGCIVYITEIDPICALQASMDGFRVMKLNEVIRNVDIVITATGNKNVVTREHMDKMKNGCVVCNMGHSNTEIDVNSLRTPDLTWEKVRSQVDHVIWPDGKRIILLAEGRLVNLSCSSIPSFVVSITAATQALALIELFNAPPGRYKSDVYLLPKKMDEYVASLHLPTFDAHLTELTDEQAKYMGLNKAGPFKPNYYRY; encoded by the exons ATGGCCGACAGCGGGGATGGTGTGAATAGTACGTCGTCTGGGAAAGAGCCGAGGGGCTTGCTCGCCGATGGCCCTGTCACCGATCCGGCGTCCAGCATGAAG AGCCTAGAGGCATCAAATAATGCCTTTCACGGCGCGAGAACAAAATTA GACTCCAAGTCCGGAGCGTTGAAGAAATCCAGCCGCTACCGAAGCCGTTCCTTGTCAGCCAGTAGCACCGATAGTTACAGTTCTG CCTCTTATACAGGAAGCTCGTCCGACGAAGATGACGTCTCGCCGCGCGAGAAAATCCAGAAGACGGATAAAGGCTTCACGGATTTCTGCGTGCGTAACATCAATCAGCAGGCTTTTGGCCGCAGGGAGATCGAGATCGCCGAACAGGAGATGCCGGGCATCATGGCGCTGCGAAAACGCGCGGCGGACGACAAG CCGTTGAAAAACGCCAAGATTGTGGGATGCACACACATCAACGCACAAACCGCTGTTCTGATTGAGACTCTGGTGGAACTAGGCGCGCAAGTGCGATGGGCGGCGTGCAACATTTATTCTACGCAGAACGAAGTGGCCGCGGCGTTGGCGTACGCCGGGTATCCGGTGTTCGCGTGGCGCGGTGAGACCGAGGAGGATTTCTGGTGGTGCATCGACAAGTGCGTTGCAGCCGAGAATTGGCAGCCTAATATGATACTGGACGACGGCGGTGATGCCACTCACTTGATGCTCAAGAAGTACAACGCCATGTTCAAGATGATCCAAG GAATTGTAGAGGAGAGCGTGACTGGTGTACATAGATTATATCAATTGTCGAAAGCAGGGAAATTGTCTGTTCCCGCGATGAATGTGAATGACAGTGTAACTAAAACGAAATTCGATAATCTTTACAGCTGCCGCGAGAGCATCATCGACAG tTTGAAAAGATCTACTGATATCATGTTCGGTGGGAAGCAAGTTGTAATATGCGGTTACGGAGAGGTTGGAAAAGGATGCTGTCAGGCCCTCAAGGGCTTAGGTTGCATTGTGTACATCACCGAAATCGATCCTATATGCGCTTTGCAGGCCAG CATGGACGGCTTCAGAGTGATGAAACTCAATGAAGTCATTCGAAATGTAGACATTGTTATTACAGCGACGGGCAATAAAAATGTGGTCACGCGCGAGCACATGGACAAGATGAAGAACGGATGCGTCGTGTGCAACATGGGCCACAGCAACACGGAGATAGACGTC AACAGTTTACGTACGCCCGATTTGACTTGGGAGAAAGTGAGATCGCAAGTGGACCATGTTATTTGGCCGGATGGCAAGCGCATCATTTTGCTGGCGGAGGGTCGCTTAGTGAACCTGTCATGCTCGAGTATTCCATCCTTCGTGGTGTCAATTACTGCCGCTACGCAAGCGTTAGCTCTCATTGAGCTATTTAACGCGCCACCGGGACGATACAAGAGCGACGTTTATTTGTTGCCGAAGAAAATGG ATGAATATGTCGCATCGCTGCATTTACCTACATTCGACGCGCATCTGACGGAACTGACGGATGAACAAGCGAAGTATATGGGTCTTAATAAGGCAGGTCCGTTCAAGCCTAACTACTATCG CTACTAA
- the LOC105199783 gene encoding adenosylhomocysteinase-like 1 isoform X4 yields MADSGDGVNSTSSGKEPRGLLADGPVTDPASSMKDSKSGALKKSSRYRSRSLSASSTDSYSSGSSSDEDDVSPREKIQKTDKGFTDFCVRNINQQAFGRREIEIAEQEMPGIMALRKRAADDKPLKNAKIVGCTHINAQTAVLIETLVELGAQVRWAACNIYSTQNEVAAALAYAGYPVFAWRGETEEDFWWCIDKCVAAENWQPNMILDDGGDATHLMLKKYNAMFKMIQGIVEESVTGVHRLYQLSKAGKLSVPAMNVNDSVTKTKFDNLYSCRESIIDSLKRSTDIMFGGKQVVICGYGEVGKGCCQALKGLGCIVYITEIDPICALQASMDGFRVMKLNEVIRNVDIVITATGNKNVVTREHMDKMKNGCVVCNMGHSNTEIDVNSLRTPDLTWEKVRSQVDHVIWPDGKRIILLAEGRLVNLSCSSIPSFVVSITAATQALALIELFNAPPGRYKSDVYLLPKKMDEYVASLHLPTFDAHLTELTDEQAKYMGLNKAGPFKPNYYRY; encoded by the exons ATGGCCGACAGCGGGGATGGTGTGAATAGTACGTCGTCTGGGAAAGAGCCGAGGGGCTTGCTCGCCGATGGCCCTGTCACCGATCCGGCGTCCAGCATGAAG GACTCCAAGTCCGGAGCGTTGAAGAAATCCAGCCGCTACCGAAGCCGTTCCTTGTCAGCCAGTAGCACCGATAGTTACAGTTCTG GAAGCTCGTCCGACGAAGATGACGTCTCGCCGCGCGAGAAAATCCAGAAGACGGATAAAGGCTTCACGGATTTCTGCGTGCGTAACATCAATCAGCAGGCTTTTGGCCGCAGGGAGATCGAGATCGCCGAACAGGAGATGCCGGGCATCATGGCGCTGCGAAAACGCGCGGCGGACGACAAG CCGTTGAAAAACGCCAAGATTGTGGGATGCACACACATCAACGCACAAACCGCTGTTCTGATTGAGACTCTGGTGGAACTAGGCGCGCAAGTGCGATGGGCGGCGTGCAACATTTATTCTACGCAGAACGAAGTGGCCGCGGCGTTGGCGTACGCCGGGTATCCGGTGTTCGCGTGGCGCGGTGAGACCGAGGAGGATTTCTGGTGGTGCATCGACAAGTGCGTTGCAGCCGAGAATTGGCAGCCTAATATGATACTGGACGACGGCGGTGATGCCACTCACTTGATGCTCAAGAAGTACAACGCCATGTTCAAGATGATCCAAG GAATTGTAGAGGAGAGCGTGACTGGTGTACATAGATTATATCAATTGTCGAAAGCAGGGAAATTGTCTGTTCCCGCGATGAATGTGAATGACAGTGTAACTAAAACGAAATTCGATAATCTTTACAGCTGCCGCGAGAGCATCATCGACAG tTTGAAAAGATCTACTGATATCATGTTCGGTGGGAAGCAAGTTGTAATATGCGGTTACGGAGAGGTTGGAAAAGGATGCTGTCAGGCCCTCAAGGGCTTAGGTTGCATTGTGTACATCACCGAAATCGATCCTATATGCGCTTTGCAGGCCAG CATGGACGGCTTCAGAGTGATGAAACTCAATGAAGTCATTCGAAATGTAGACATTGTTATTACAGCGACGGGCAATAAAAATGTGGTCACGCGCGAGCACATGGACAAGATGAAGAACGGATGCGTCGTGTGCAACATGGGCCACAGCAACACGGAGATAGACGTC AACAGTTTACGTACGCCCGATTTGACTTGGGAGAAAGTGAGATCGCAAGTGGACCATGTTATTTGGCCGGATGGCAAGCGCATCATTTTGCTGGCGGAGGGTCGCTTAGTGAACCTGTCATGCTCGAGTATTCCATCCTTCGTGGTGTCAATTACTGCCGCTACGCAAGCGTTAGCTCTCATTGAGCTATTTAACGCGCCACCGGGACGATACAAGAGCGACGTTTATTTGTTGCCGAAGAAAATGG ATGAATATGTCGCATCGCTGCATTTACCTACATTCGACGCGCATCTGACGGAACTGACGGATGAACAAGCGAAGTATATGGGTCTTAATAAGGCAGGTCCGTTCAAGCCTAACTACTATCG CTACTAA